A genome region from Planctomycetota bacterium includes the following:
- the pckA gene encoding phosphoenolpyruvate carboxykinase (ATP) translates to MPTATDRKLDFGTAAIHANLPVPRLVELALARGEGVLAANGALVCDTGDRTGRSPNDKFLEDTAGIHGNIDWGKVNQAISPENFEALDALAMNHLRQRRDLFRFDGYAGADANYRCKVSVFTEEAWHSLFAKTLFINAEAKELAAWKPDWTIINAGSMKLTDPAKYGVTGGVAIVQSLERKRVVIIGTRYAGEIKKSIFYAMNHDLPDRGVFPMHCSANVDRKDPKNVAIFFGLSGTGKTTLSADPNRDLVGDDEHGWSDRGVFNIEGGCYAKCIKLSLATEPEIFQAIKFGSVLENTTVDPVTRVPDYDSTKRTENTRATYPLSHIANAVLPSVAGHPTNCIFLSADAFGVLPPLSKLTPEQAQYYFLNGYTSKLAGTEAGVTEPQPNFSACFGGPFMPRPPMVYAAMLAERIRKHGTDVWLLNTGWTGGAYGTGSRFKLSYTRAMVTAILNGSLKNVKTTTHPILGLQMPVEVPGVPSDVLDPRKTWKDGAAYDKSAKELAAKFRANDKKFAISDAVRAAGPKV, encoded by the coding sequence ATGCCAACCGCCACCGATCGCAAACTTGATTTTGGCACCGCTGCCATTCACGCCAACCTGCCCGTGCCGCGACTGGTCGAGCTGGCCCTGGCCCGTGGCGAAGGTGTGTTGGCGGCCAACGGTGCCCTGGTCTGCGACACCGGCGACCGCACCGGCCGCAGCCCCAACGACAAGTTCCTCGAGGACACCGCCGGCATCCACGGCAACATCGACTGGGGCAAGGTCAACCAGGCCATTTCACCGGAGAACTTTGAAGCCCTCGACGCCCTGGCCATGAACCATCTGCGGCAGCGCCGCGATCTCTTCCGCTTCGACGGCTATGCCGGCGCGGACGCGAATTACCGTTGCAAGGTCAGCGTCTTCACCGAGGAGGCGTGGCACTCGCTCTTCGCCAAGACGCTTTTCATCAACGCCGAGGCCAAGGAGCTCGCCGCCTGGAAGCCCGACTGGACCATCATCAACGCGGGATCGATGAAGCTGACCGATCCGGCGAAGTACGGCGTGACCGGCGGCGTGGCGATCGTGCAGAGCCTGGAGCGCAAGCGCGTGGTCATCATCGGCACGCGCTATGCCGGCGAGATCAAGAAGAGCATCTTCTACGCGATGAACCACGACCTGCCCGACCGCGGCGTCTTCCCGATGCACTGCTCCGCCAATGTGGACCGCAAGGATCCCAAGAACGTGGCCATCTTCTTCGGCCTCTCCGGCACCGGCAAGACCACGCTGAGCGCCGATCCCAACCGCGACCTGGTCGGCGACGACGAGCATGGCTGGAGCGATCGCGGCGTCTTCAACATCGAGGGCGGCTGCTACGCCAAGTGCATCAAGCTTTCGCTGGCCACCGAGCCGGAGATCTTCCAGGCCATCAAATTTGGAAGCGTCCTGGAAAATACGACGGTGGATCCGGTCACGCGCGTGCCCGACTACGACAGCACCAAGCGCACCGAGAACACCCGCGCCACCTATCCGCTGAGCCACATCGCCAACGCGGTGCTGCCCAGCGTGGCGGGACATCCGACCAACTGCATCTTCCTCTCCGCGGACGCCTTCGGCGTGCTGCCGCCGCTCTCCAAGCTGACCCCCGAGCAGGCGCAGTACTACTTCCTCAACGGCTACACCTCCAAGCTCGCCGGCACGGAGGCGGGCGTGACCGAGCCGCAGCCGAACTTCAGCGCCTGCTTCGGCGGACCTTTCATGCCGCGGCCGCCGATGGTCTACGCGGCGATGCTCGCCGAGCGCATCCGCAAGCATGGCACCGATGTCTGGCTGCTCAACACCGGGTGGACCGGCGGCGCCTACGGCACGGGCAGCCGCTTCAAGCTCTCCTACACGCGTGCGATGGTGACGGCGATCCTCAATGGCTCGCTGAAGAATGTGAAGACCACCACGCATCCGATCCTGGGTCTGCAGATGCCGGTGGAAGTGCCCGGCGTTCCCTCCGACGTGCTCGATCCGCGCAAGACGTGGAAGGATGGCGCCGCCTACGACAAGAGCGCCAAGGAATTGGCCGCCAAGTTCCGCGCCAACGACAAGAAGTTCGCGATCAGCGACGCGGTCCGCGCCGCGGGCCCGAAGGTTTGA
- a CDS encoding carbon-nitrogen family hydrolase: MKCVAIQFPPAWENVEKSRGLIADLLAEAGDLSGALVVLPEMAESGFTNHPEHCTDGKSERFACDQSRKHGCFLQHGFTHAVGSSFQNRVALASPEGKIIARYAKAHLFSLSGEPAHYSAGSSATVARLTTTGTPVGMPGVSVAPMICYDLRFPELWRHAALAGAELFSLSACWPATRSGHWRSLAIARAIENQAVVVACNRTGSEPNTQYSGGSLIIGPAGEIIAEASDKPEVLAAEVDIGETRSWRRKFPALRDIRRNWLGRCRVNDCGEVAPDC; the protein is encoded by the coding sequence GTGAAATGCGTCGCGATTCAATTCCCGCCCGCCTGGGAGAACGTGGAGAAGTCCCGCGGGCTGATCGCCGACCTGCTCGCGGAGGCCGGCGACCTGTCCGGTGCATTGGTGGTGCTGCCGGAGATGGCGGAGAGCGGATTCACCAACCATCCCGAGCACTGCACCGACGGCAAGTCCGAGCGGTTCGCCTGCGATCAATCCAGGAAGCATGGCTGCTTCCTGCAGCATGGTTTCACCCACGCGGTCGGAAGCTCTTTTCAGAACCGAGTCGCGCTGGCCTCCCCTGAGGGAAAGATCATCGCCCGCTACGCCAAGGCGCACCTCTTCTCGCTTTCCGGCGAGCCTGCCCATTATTCCGCGGGAAGCAGCGCGACGGTCGCGAGGCTGACAACGACCGGCACACCGGTGGGCATGCCGGGAGTTTCGGTCGCGCCGATGATCTGCTACGACCTGCGATTTCCCGAATTGTGGAGGCACGCCGCACTCGCGGGCGCGGAGCTCTTCTCGCTTTCCGCCTGCTGGCCCGCGACTCGGAGCGGCCATTGGCGCAGCCTTGCCATCGCGCGAGCGATCGAGAACCAGGCGGTGGTCGTGGCGTGCAATCGCACCGGCAGCGAGCCAAACACCCAGTATTCCGGCGGCTCGCTCATTATTGGTCCCGCCGGCGAAATAATCGCCGAGGCTTCGGACAAGCCGGAAGTGCTCGCGGCCGAGGTTGATATCGGGGAAACCCGTTCGTGGCGCCGCAAGTTCCCCGCGTTACGGGACATCCGCCGGAATTGGCTCGGTCGCTGCCGCGTGAATGATTGTGGAGAAGTCGCGCCGGATTGTTGA
- the hflX gene encoding GTPase HflX, translating into METDLHRGSTLSESAILVQVHLPDSDFDHHDPLAELRALVESAGVKVAGELEQNMKQPRGATYLGKGKVEELGLMAKQLKAGVVIFDNDLSPSQLKGLEEALNCKVIDRSELILDIFANRASTRQAQLQVEIAQLQYTAPRLRAMWQHLGQVTGGSPMGVGTRGPGEQQIEIDRRIVKERLDRLRRELVEIAQRKEREVQGRRDSHFTVGLVGYTNAGKSTLFNALTRGGAFANDQLFATLGTRVEEWSLGGGNACMLSDTVGFIRDLPHHLVASFRSTLEDAIHAHLLLLLIDVSDRRAPQQLEVVEKTLEEIGATDQPRVLLLNKADRLGEIRGLAAKGVRPLDEWLELKPDAIVISAQQGSGLDLLKQRVMDAMRGELRTIAVTVPLKEARMIDFLEKRCQVSHRDYTDGVVTLTVEVGRRHVDLMLARGTQFQIEGMPAADYVRNHWEAAAAAVPRRQPPHERLADSVAIPAPRKKSRS; encoded by the coding sequence GTGGAAACGGATCTTCATCGCGGCTCGACGCTTTCCGAGTCCGCCATCCTGGTGCAGGTGCATTTGCCCGACTCCGATTTCGATCACCACGATCCTCTGGCGGAATTGCGAGCCCTGGTGGAAAGCGCCGGCGTGAAAGTGGCGGGCGAGCTCGAGCAAAACATGAAGCAGCCCCGCGGAGCGACCTATCTGGGCAAGGGCAAGGTGGAGGAGCTGGGCCTGATGGCCAAGCAGCTCAAGGCGGGCGTGGTGATCTTCGACAACGACCTCTCGCCGAGCCAGTTGAAGGGACTCGAGGAGGCGCTCAACTGCAAGGTGATCGACCGCAGCGAACTGATCCTGGACATCTTCGCCAACCGCGCCTCCACGCGACAGGCGCAGCTGCAGGTCGAGATCGCCCAGCTGCAATACACCGCGCCGCGCCTTCGCGCGATGTGGCAGCACCTGGGTCAGGTCACCGGCGGCTCGCCCATGGGCGTGGGCACGCGCGGGCCCGGCGAGCAGCAGATCGAAATCGACCGGCGCATCGTGAAGGAGAGGCTTGACCGTTTGCGCCGCGAGCTGGTCGAGATCGCCCAGCGCAAGGAGCGCGAGGTGCAGGGGCGCCGCGACAGCCATTTCACCGTGGGGCTGGTGGGTTACACCAACGCCGGCAAGAGCACGCTCTTCAACGCCCTGACCCGCGGCGGCGCCTTCGCCAACGATCAGCTTTTCGCGACGCTGGGCACACGCGTCGAGGAGTGGAGCCTGGGCGGCGGCAATGCCTGCATGCTCTCGGACACGGTCGGCTTCATCCGCGATCTGCCCCATCATCTGGTCGCGAGTTTTCGCAGCACGCTGGAGGACGCGATCCACGCGCACCTGCTGCTGCTGCTCATCGACGTCTCGGATCGGCGCGCACCGCAGCAGCTGGAAGTGGTCGAGAAGACCCTGGAGGAGATCGGCGCCACCGACCAGCCGCGCGTCCTCCTGCTCAACAAGGCGGATCGGCTGGGCGAGATCCGCGGCCTGGCGGCCAAAGGGGTGCGGCCGCTGGACGAGTGGCTGGAGCTCAAGCCCGACGCGATCGTGATCAGCGCGCAGCAGGGGAGCGGCCTCGACCTGCTGAAGCAGCGCGTCATGGACGCGATGCGCGGCGAGCTGCGCACCATCGCCGTGACCGTTCCGCTCAAGGAGGCGCGAATGATCGATTTCCTGGAGAAGCGCTGCCAGGTGTCCCATCGCGATTACACCGACGGCGTGGTGACGCTGACCGTGGAGGTGGGGCGGCGACATGTCGACCTGATGCTGGCGCGGGGGACGCAGTTTCAGATCGAGGGCATGCCCGCGGCCGACTATGTGCGCAATCATTGGGAGGCCGCCGCTGCCGCGGTGCCTCGGCGCCAGCCGCCGCACGAGCGATTGGCGGATTCGGTCGCGATTCCGGCGCCGCGCAAAAAAAGTCGCTCCTGA
- the tsaD gene encoding tRNA (adenosine(37)-N6)-threonylcarbamoyltransferase complex transferase subunit TsaD has protein sequence MNAPLTVLALETSCDETAAAVVELREGRLVARSSAVIDQDQVHAMYGGVVPELASRAHLEKLLPAIRAALSGAGASFDQLDAVAVGIRPGLIGSLLVGTSAAKALAWSLGKPFLGVDHVLAHLVACHFQPEPPSYPALGLVASGGHTHFMFLESPLEARVVGRTRDDAAGEAFDKAASILQLGWPGGPLLEKLARDGNERAFDFRAGHFAGSADISLSGVKTAFLYEVRGVPGAPNRPSRPAPPELTPSRKADLAASFQRGVVQGLEKCLRSAWEAHPARSICAGGGVIRNESVRTMLQDFALREKVPLFLSPKEYCTDNAVMIGGLALLRLAAGERDDLSLAAEPLSRLRSR, from the coding sequence GTGAATGCACCGCTCACCGTGCTGGCGCTGGAAACCAGCTGCGACGAAACCGCCGCGGCGGTGGTGGAGCTGCGCGAAGGGCGGCTCGTGGCCCGGTCCAGCGCCGTCATCGACCAGGACCAGGTGCACGCCATGTACGGCGGCGTGGTCCCCGAGCTGGCCAGCCGCGCCCATCTGGAAAAGCTGCTGCCGGCGATCCGCGCCGCATTGAGCGGCGCCGGCGCATCGTTCGATCAGCTCGATGCGGTCGCCGTCGGGATCCGGCCGGGACTCATCGGGTCTCTGCTGGTGGGGACCAGCGCCGCCAAGGCGCTGGCCTGGTCGCTGGGAAAACCTTTTCTGGGAGTCGACCATGTGCTCGCCCATCTGGTCGCCTGTCATTTCCAGCCGGAACCTCCCAGCTATCCGGCGCTGGGGCTGGTCGCCAGCGGCGGTCACACGCACTTCATGTTCCTGGAATCGCCGCTGGAGGCACGCGTGGTCGGCCGCACCCGCGACGACGCCGCGGGCGAAGCCTTCGACAAGGCCGCTTCGATTCTGCAGCTCGGCTGGCCGGGAGGACCCCTGCTGGAAAAACTCGCCCGCGACGGCAACGAGCGAGCTTTCGACTTTCGCGCCGGCCACTTCGCCGGCAGCGCCGACATCTCGCTCAGCGGCGTGAAGACCGCCTTCCTCTATGAAGTCCGCGGTGTTCCCGGCGCACCCAATCGCCCCTCGCGGCCCGCCCCGCCCGAGCTCACCCCTTCGCGAAAGGCCGATCTGGCCGCCTCATTCCAGCGCGGCGTGGTGCAGGGACTGGAGAAATGCCTGCGATCCGCGTGGGAAGCGCATCCCGCCCGTTCGATTTGCGCCGGCGGCGGCGTGATCCGCAACGAAAGCGTCCGTACCATGCTGCAAGACTTCGCCCTTCGGGAGAAGGTTCCCTTGTTCCTCTCGCCCAAGGAATATTGCACGGACAACGCCGTGATGATCGGTGGGCTCGCGCTGCTGCGGCTGGCGGCGGGCGAGCGGGATGATCTTTCGCTGGCCGCCGAGCCCCTTTCCCGATTGCGATCCCGATGA
- a CDS encoding peptide chain release factor-like protein has translation MTYRPPHVSDKFQMVPAPHPATIDEIELLKECQVEFGRVSGPGGQNRNRRDTAVWMIHTPTGIESQATERRSQAQNRSMALKRLRRRLAIQLRVATNRDRHAASELWRSRRQGDKMCVNPDHEDYPGLLAEALDVVVARRFDLAGAAGVLGITMSQLSRLIHHDKAAFARVNEGRVEVGLPPIRK, from the coding sequence ATGACCTACCGACCTCCGCATGTCTCCGACAAATTCCAGATGGTGCCGGCGCCCCATCCCGCGACGATCGACGAGATCGAGCTGCTCAAGGAGTGCCAGGTGGAGTTCGGCCGCGTCTCGGGCCCGGGCGGACAGAACCGCAACCGCCGCGACACCGCGGTGTGGATGATCCACACGCCGACGGGCATCGAATCCCAGGCCACCGAGCGCCGAAGCCAGGCGCAGAATCGCAGCATGGCGCTGAAGCGCCTGCGCCGCCGGCTGGCAATCCAGTTGCGAGTGGCCACCAACCGCGACCGTCACGCGGCCTCGGAGCTGTGGCGCTCGCGGCGGCAGGGCGACAAGATGTGCGTGAATCCCGACCACGAAGATTATCCCGGCCTGCTGGCCGAGGCGCTGGATGTGGTGGTCGCGCGGCGCTTTGACCTGGCCGGCGCGGCGGGCGTGCTCGGCATCACCATGAGCCAGCTGAGCCGGCTGATCCACCACGACAAGGCCGCCTTCGCGCGGGTCAACGAGGGCCGTGTCGAAGTCGGTCTGCCGCCGATTCGAAAATAG
- a CDS encoding amidohydrolase, which yields MASPTEIRALVQEALGDLVKIRRHLHQHPESAFEEVNTAALIRDELKKLAIPFEAGFAGGTGTVAHLAGAEPGAQSIGLRADIDALPMPDQTPCDWRSKVEGRAHACGHDGHTVMLLGAARVLSRLARQSPLPNPVTFLFQPAEETGMGAERMVADGALDGSRIGSAVRRIYGMHAWPTLDVGCVASRPGPMLASADSFECVIQGRGGHAAWPHLTADPVIAAASIVQALQTIVSREIDPLDAAVVTVSALNAGGAFNVIPPTATLRGTTRALRQPVREHVNRRVHAICEGIAATLGVSATVRFLPGTPATFNDAETFERFERVARAGLGADRVRSMASPVMGAEDFSEYGVAAKACFFILGQKRPNQAFPPLHDPAFDFNDDSIATGVEMFCHLALDRA from the coding sequence ATGGCTTCCCCGACGGAGATTCGCGCGCTGGTCCAGGAAGCCCTTGGCGATCTGGTGAAGATTCGCCGCCACCTGCATCAGCATCCGGAGTCCGCCTTCGAGGAAGTCAACACCGCGGCGTTGATCCGCGATGAGTTGAAAAAACTCGCCATTCCCTTCGAGGCGGGATTTGCCGGGGGAACCGGCACCGTCGCCCACCTCGCCGGCGCCGAACCTGGAGCTCAATCCATCGGCCTTCGCGCCGACATCGACGCCCTGCCGATGCCCGACCAGACTCCCTGCGACTGGCGCAGCAAGGTGGAGGGCCGCGCCCATGCCTGCGGCCACGATGGACACACCGTGATGCTGCTGGGGGCGGCGCGGGTGCTTTCGCGCCTGGCCCGCCAGTCGCCGCTGCCCAATCCCGTGACCTTTCTCTTTCAGCCCGCCGAGGAAACCGGCATGGGCGCCGAACGCATGGTCGCCGATGGCGCCTTGGACGGATCGCGCATCGGCAGCGCAGTCCGGCGCATCTACGGCATGCACGCCTGGCCGACGCTTGATGTGGGATGCGTGGCGTCGCGCCCCGGTCCCATGCTCGCCTCCGCCGATTCCTTCGAGTGCGTCATCCAGGGGCGCGGCGGCCACGCCGCCTGGCCCCATCTGACGGCGGACCCCGTGATCGCGGCCGCTTCAATCGTGCAGGCGCTGCAGACCATCGTGTCGCGCGAGATCGATCCCCTGGACGCCGCGGTGGTGACGGTCTCGGCGCTGAATGCCGGCGGCGCCTTCAACGTGATTCCACCGACGGCGACGTTGCGCGGCACCACCCGCGCGCTGCGTCAACCGGTGCGCGAACATGTGAACCGGCGCGTCCACGCCATCTGCGAAGGCATCGCGGCGACGCTGGGCGTGTCGGCAACGGTTCGGTTCCTTCCCGGGACACCGGCCACTTTCAACGACGCGGAGACCTTCGAGCGCTTCGAGCGCGTCGCCCGTGCGGGTCTGGGTGCCGATCGGGTCCGTTCCATGGCCAGTCCGGTCATGGGGGCGGAGGATTTCTCTGAATATGGAGTGGCCGCCAAGGCCTGCTTCTTCATTCTGGGTCAGAAGCGGCCGAATCAGGCCTTTCCCCCCCTGCACGATCCCGCCTTTGACTTCAACGACGATTCCATCGCCACCGGGGTGGAAATGTTCTGCCATCTGGCCCTGGACCGGGCCTGA
- the rplK gene encoding 50S ribosomal protein L11 — protein MAKKITKVFKIMAPGGKATPAPPLGPVLGANGVNPGQFITKFNELTRELNGRIVGCIVTVYGDRTFDLEIKSSPVSVMIQAALKIEKGSGTPNTVKVGKMTKAQVRKIAEEKLKDLNTRSVESAMRVVEGTARSMGVTVEG, from the coding sequence ATGGCCAAGAAGATCACCAAAGTTTTCAAGATCATGGCGCCGGGAGGCAAGGCAACGCCGGCTCCTCCATTGGGCCCCGTGCTGGGCGCCAACGGCGTCAACCCCGGACAGTTCATCACCAAGTTCAACGAGCTCACCCGCGAGCTCAACGGCCGCATCGTCGGCTGCATCGTCACCGTCTACGGCGACCGGACCTTTGATCTTGAGATCAAGTCCAGCCCCGTGAGCGTGATGATCCAGGCGGCGCTGAAGATCGAGAAGGGCTCGGGCACGCCCAACACCGTGAAGGTGGGCAAGATGACCAAGGCCCAGGTCCGCAAGATCGCGGAGGAGAAGCTGAAGGATCTCAACACCCGCAGCGTGGAATCCGCGATGCGCGTCGTCGAAGGCACGGCCCGGAGCATGGGCGTGACGGTGGAAGGCTAA
- the rplA gene encoding 50S ribosomal protein L1: protein MAITAQKTTKFHGGKRMRASLELRPKTAVSPEEAVSALRKFKAPKFDQTVNVVVNLGIDPKAADQALRGSISLPHGIGRSSRVVCFCGSDKVAAAKAAGAIEAGSDELVAKIEGGWMEFDVAVASPDMMRIVSKLGKVLGPKGLMPSPKAGTVAADVAAAVKEYGAGKQEYRNDDSGNVQCVIGKMSFKDNQLVDNLKHFIGVIHKVKPSSVKGVYLKKCVIAGSMSPSVQVSA from the coding sequence ATGGCAATCACAGCACAAAAAACAACCAAGTTCCACGGCGGCAAGCGCATGCGCGCGAGCCTTGAGCTGCGTCCGAAGACCGCGGTCTCCCCTGAGGAGGCGGTGTCGGCGCTGCGCAAGTTCAAAGCCCCGAAGTTCGACCAGACCGTCAATGTGGTCGTGAATCTGGGCATCGATCCCAAGGCCGCCGACCAGGCCCTCCGCGGATCGATCAGCCTGCCCCATGGCATCGGCCGCTCCTCGCGCGTGGTCTGCTTTTGCGGATCCGACAAGGTCGCAGCGGCAAAGGCCGCGGGCGCCATCGAGGCCGGCTCCGATGAATTGGTGGCCAAGATCGAAGGCGGCTGGATGGAATTCGACGTCGCCGTCGCCAGCCCCGACATGATGCGCATCGTCTCCAAGCTCGGCAAGGTCCTGGGTCCCAAGGGGCTCATGCCCAGCCCCAAGGCCGGCACCGTCGCCGCCGACGTCGCCGCCGCGGTGAAGGAGTATGGCGCCGGCAAGCAGGAATACCGCAACGACGACAGCGGCAACGTGCAGTGCGTCATCGGCAAGATGAGCTTCAAGGACAACCAGCTGGTCGACAACCTGAAGCACTTCATCGGCGTCATCCACAAGGTCAAGCCCTCGAGCGTGAAGGGCGTCTACCTGAAGAAGTGCGTCATCGCGGGCAGCATGAGCCCGAGCGTGCAGGTCAGCGCCTGA
- the rplJ gene encoding 50S ribosomal protein L10 produces the protein MSKTIKELIVREYKKRFDGASGAVLVEIRGMDASTNNAMRTTLLEKHIRVSVVKNTLARKAFEGTKLEGLAKYLVGPTAVLTGAESAVDIAREIVAWAKEKESLQFKGACIDGVIFDGKAGVERLSKFPTRVEALSTIVTLYLSPARNVVGAVCGPGRAAVGLVKEIQRKLEAGETIAAKA, from the coding sequence ATGAGCAAAACCATCAAAGAACTGATCGTCCGCGAATACAAGAAGCGCTTCGACGGCGCCTCCGGCGCGGTGCTGGTCGAGATCCGCGGCATGGATGCCAGCACCAACAACGCCATGCGCACCACCCTGCTCGAGAAGCACATCCGGGTGAGCGTGGTCAAAAACACCCTGGCCCGCAAGGCCTTCGAGGGCACCAAGCTCGAGGGGCTGGCCAAGTACCTGGTCGGCCCGACCGCGGTGCTGACCGGCGCCGAAAGCGCCGTGGACATCGCCCGCGAGATCGTCGCCTGGGCAAAGGAGAAGGAAAGCCTTCAGTTCAAGGGCGCCTGCATCGACGGCGTGATCTTCGACGGCAAGGCCGGCGTGGAGCGTCTGAGCAAGTTCCCGACCCGCGTCGAGGCGCTGTCCACGATCGTCACCCTCTACCTCAGCCCGGCCCGCAACGTGGTCGGCGCGGTGTGCGGACCGGGACGGGCCGCGGTCGGTCTGGTCAAGGAAATTCAACGGAAGCTCGAGGCGGGCGAGACCATCGCCGCCAAGGCCTGA
- the rplL gene encoding 50S ribosomal protein L7/L12 — protein sequence MSDAKTFEAKVTKIGDEIASLTLKEAVDLAEYMKDKYGIEPAAGGGVMMAAAGPAAGAAAAEQSEFDVILDNAGANKIQVIKVVREATGLGLKEAKDMVDGAPKAIKEKITKEEADKLKGLLEAAGGKVVIK from the coding sequence ATGTCAGATGCGAAAACGTTTGAAGCGAAGGTCACGAAGATCGGCGATGAGATCGCCTCCCTCACCCTGAAGGAAGCGGTCGATCTTGCCGAGTACATGAAGGACAAGTACGGCATTGAGCCCGCTGCGGGTGGTGGCGTGATGATGGCTGCCGCCGGACCTGCCGCAGGCGCAGCCGCTGCCGAGCAGAGCGAGTTCGACGTCATTCTCGACAATGCGGGCGCCAACAAGATCCAGGTGATCAAGGTCGTTCGCGAAGCCACGGGTCTTGGCCTCAAGGAAGCCAAGGACATGGTCGACGGAGCCCCCAAGGCGATCAAGGAAAAGATCACCAAGGAGGAGGCCGACAAGCTCAAGGGCTTGCTCGAGGCCGCCGGCGGCAAGGTCGTCATCAAGTAA